The following are from one region of the Achromobacter xylosoxidans genome:
- a CDS encoding alpha-2-macroglobulin family protein, giving the protein MSGKISKAWLATAGVVVLAGAIGVGWWMGKERQPANPAPAVVSQPAATAGGGDAKPALPASAVVGAADPFAALSCQPRQYNDTLALAVTFTQPVDAKSDLDSYLQVTDTGSASDKDSESAASNGDQPASVRPGDSAPKGKILKGNWVVGDNPRMVYFPYVQPQRSYAISVRAGLPGAGGIKLAEASNCEVNTQAMPPSFYFASRGVVLPAGQNGGLPVATVNVSEVDVQFLRVSPERVPELFDTVLGIGRSTGSGEEEDSGDEEDNWRYSDNRSLKGSVSNWDLDRLNSLTTSVYQGRFVTDDKPNRRHVTFLPVEGIKELQEPGIYIAVMSQPGRFRYEYQVTYFYVSDIGLHARRYSDRIEAYSVSLKSGTAISGAVFELVDGAGKSLAKAAADGQGHVRFDGSFANARVIRASRDKEMTVLALGEPALDLSEFDTGGHVSRPNNLFVYAGRNLYRPGETFNVSVLPRDLDGRMLAPSPLTATIKRPDGRTVLSTLWQPQKDLPGYLERSIDLPLDAQTGTWLLELRVDPASRAPDASWKFQVEEFLPERMKMALTSDQEVLSPEETLTVDVQGDYLYGAPAAGNRLLSSFQVKRDRFALPQQWPGFIFGDVADDARRHFEELPETALDDKGRGQLEVDPRTGGTRSPMKVRVSASLLESGGRPVVRSIERSVWPADRLIAVRPQFDGDVAREGAPAGFEVLRVDAQGKIAPLAQAQMRLYREDRQYYWRFDDQRGWNSGYTETEELLDSREIALNDRSQLTVPVKWGRYRLEIADPETGQTLRYRFYAGWNAQDSDAMGNRPDRVQMKLEGVPAKPGDTVKLTLTPPHDGQALITVEGDRMLWSTWVAVKATGTQVEIPVDKSWKRHDLYIAAAVFRPGSEGDRVTPARALGLTFLPIASADRKLDVKLTAPPKAVPETKATVRVKVDGASGKQATVTLSAVDVGILNINQYKTPDPLDYFFGKHRYAPELLDMYGKLIEKMDGTKGKLKWGGDAAMRGDSKSLPKKVKLVDLFSGPVKLNEQGEADIPLDLPDFNGTLRLMAVAFTPDNYGSTDTEMVVAAPIVAELNTPRFITPGDQAAIALDVTNLSGAEQKVTVKLEALDPLAIVDGVKTVTLKDKQRTTLRFTATTTGSYGLGLMRLTVDGQGGGKPVRIVRESVLQVQPAYAAERQVRRLRLNPGEANAPQASWIASYYPDSTTVSMTVSNRPPINVNRLVEGLLNYPYGCTEQTISATLPWVMLDEAAAKQFGLKPRTKAERDAKVAGAIGRLAGMRNAVGSYNLWSSSSSRDVWLTAYAVGFMQDARDNGFEVPEASLDRSRQWLLEQVQQSSGAFGTWSANLKRGVESGRYDSSDANILREDHRRFAGLATAALALARDKKAPLSTVRQLYDNYQERARSPLPLIQLAAAFKLMGDEGRMKSALDQAVAREYGLNNRRNSGYYDEWLGDYGSGVRDYALAFAIADKYELRHERLDNLLTQLASRLGNRSYLSTQEQMSLLLAARALGGDKATPWSATLTVNGSTKALAGGTSDQTVSLSAADLAGAQLLNTGNQSLFVEYDIQGSPTTAPAPRNDVIQLKRGWYRPDGRPWDGGSLQTGDMLVVWVQASANQNIPDGLLVDRVPAGFEVENLNLSQSPEMQEWTIGGRRVAEAMSDPNIKHREFRDDRYVAAVSLGRGKVDVFYLVRVVTPGRYAVPSTVAEDMYRPEIRGVGEQWSTVEIRDRGAKRP; this is encoded by the coding sequence GTGAGTGGAAAGATAAGCAAGGCCTGGCTGGCGACAGCCGGGGTCGTTGTATTGGCCGGCGCCATCGGCGTGGGCTGGTGGATGGGCAAGGAGCGTCAGCCCGCCAATCCGGCGCCAGCCGTCGTGTCGCAGCCTGCGGCCACGGCGGGTGGCGGCGATGCCAAGCCGGCATTGCCCGCCAGCGCGGTGGTCGGCGCGGCCGACCCGTTTGCCGCGCTTTCCTGCCAGCCGCGCCAGTACAACGATACGCTGGCGCTGGCGGTGACCTTCACGCAGCCGGTGGACGCCAAGTCCGACCTGGACAGCTATCTGCAAGTGACGGACACGGGCTCGGCTTCCGACAAGGACAGCGAATCGGCCGCCAGCAACGGCGACCAGCCCGCCTCGGTCCGGCCGGGCGACTCGGCGCCCAAGGGCAAAATCCTGAAGGGCAACTGGGTGGTGGGCGACAACCCCCGCATGGTCTATTTCCCCTACGTGCAACCGCAGCGTTCCTACGCGATCTCCGTGCGTGCCGGGCTGCCCGGCGCGGGCGGCATCAAGCTGGCGGAAGCGTCGAATTGCGAGGTGAACACGCAGGCCATGCCGCCGTCGTTCTATTTCGCCAGCCGCGGCGTGGTGCTGCCGGCCGGCCAGAATGGCGGCCTGCCCGTGGCCACGGTGAACGTCTCCGAAGTGGACGTGCAGTTCCTGCGCGTATCGCCTGAGCGCGTGCCTGAACTGTTCGACACCGTGCTGGGCATCGGCCGCAGCACCGGCTCCGGAGAAGAGGAAGACAGCGGCGACGAAGAGGACAACTGGCGCTATTCCGACAACCGCAGCCTGAAGGGCTCGGTCAGCAACTGGGACCTGGACCGCCTGAACTCGCTGACGACCAGCGTCTATCAAGGCCGTTTCGTTACCGACGACAAGCCCAACCGCCGCCATGTCACGTTCCTGCCGGTCGAAGGCATCAAGGAACTCCAGGAGCCCGGCATCTACATCGCGGTGATGAGCCAGCCCGGCCGTTTCCGCTACGAGTACCAGGTGACGTATTTCTACGTCAGCGACATCGGCCTGCACGCACGCCGCTACAGCGACCGCATCGAAGCCTATTCGGTATCCCTGAAGAGTGGCACCGCCATCTCGGGCGCCGTGTTCGAACTGGTGGACGGCGCAGGCAAGTCGCTGGCCAAGGCCGCGGCCGACGGCCAGGGCCATGTCCGCTTTGACGGCAGTTTCGCCAATGCGCGCGTCATCCGCGCCTCGCGCGACAAGGAAATGACGGTGCTGGCCCTGGGCGAACCCGCCCTGGACCTGTCCGAATTCGACACCGGCGGCCATGTTTCCCGCCCCAACAACCTGTTCGTCTACGCCGGCCGCAACCTGTACCGCCCCGGCGAAACCTTCAACGTCTCGGTCCTGCCGCGCGACCTGGACGGCCGCATGCTGGCGCCGTCGCCCCTGACCGCCACCATCAAGCGCCCCGACGGCCGTACGGTGCTGAGCACCTTGTGGCAACCCCAAAAGGATCTGCCCGGCTATCTCGAGCGCAGCATCGATCTGCCGCTGGACGCGCAGACCGGCACGTGGCTGCTGGAATTGCGCGTGGACCCCGCGTCGCGCGCGCCGGACGCGTCCTGGAAGTTCCAGGTCGAGGAATTCCTGCCCGAGCGCATGAAGATGGCGCTGACCTCCGACCAGGAGGTGCTGTCGCCGGAGGAAACGCTGACCGTGGACGTGCAGGGCGATTATCTCTACGGCGCGCCCGCCGCCGGCAACCGCCTGCTGTCCAGCTTCCAGGTCAAGCGCGACCGTTTTGCGCTGCCCCAGCAATGGCCTGGCTTCATCTTCGGCGACGTTGCCGACGATGCCCGCCGCCATTTCGAGGAACTGCCCGAAACGGCCCTGGACGACAAGGGCCGCGGCCAGCTCGAGGTCGATCCGCGCACCGGCGGCACGCGTTCGCCGATGAAGGTGAGGGTGTCGGCCAGCCTGCTGGAATCCGGCGGCCGTCCGGTGGTGCGTTCGATCGAGCGCAGCGTCTGGCCCGCCGACCGCCTGATCGCCGTGCGTCCGCAATTCGACGGCGACGTGGCCCGCGAAGGCGCGCCCGCCGGTTTTGAAGTGCTGCGCGTCGACGCGCAGGGCAAGATTGCGCCGCTGGCGCAGGCGCAGATGCGTCTGTACCGCGAAGATCGCCAGTACTACTGGCGTTTCGACGACCAGCGCGGCTGGAACAGCGGCTACACCGAAACCGAGGAATTGCTGGATTCGCGCGAGATCGCGCTGAACGACCGCTCCCAGCTGACCGTGCCCGTGAAGTGGGGCCGCTATCGCCTGGAAATCGCCGATCCCGAAACCGGCCAGACCCTGCGCTACCGCTTCTATGCGGGCTGGAACGCGCAGGACTCCGACGCCATGGGCAATCGTCCCGACCGCGTGCAGATGAAGCTCGAAGGCGTGCCGGCCAAGCCGGGCGACACGGTCAAGCTGACTCTGACGCCGCCGCATGACGGCCAGGCGCTCATCACCGTGGAAGGCGACCGCATGCTGTGGTCCACCTGGGTGGCCGTGAAAGCGACCGGCACGCAGGTCGAGATTCCGGTCGACAAGAGCTGGAAGCGCCACGACCTGTACATTGCAGCCGCCGTGTTCCGTCCCGGCAGCGAGGGCGACCGCGTGACGCCGGCGCGCGCGCTGGGCCTGACCTTCCTGCCCATCGCCAGCGCCGACCGCAAGCTGGACGTGAAGCTGACGGCGCCGCCCAAGGCGGTGCCCGAGACCAAGGCGACCGTGCGCGTCAAGGTCGACGGCGCTTCGGGCAAGCAGGCCACCGTGACCCTGTCGGCGGTGGACGTGGGCATCCTCAATATCAATCAGTACAAGACGCCCGACCCGCTGGACTACTTCTTCGGCAAGCACCGCTACGCGCCCGAATTGCTGGACATGTACGGCAAGCTGATCGAGAAAATGGACGGCACCAAGGGCAAGCTGAAGTGGGGCGGCGACGCCGCCATGCGCGGCGACAGCAAGAGCCTGCCCAAGAAGGTCAAGCTGGTGGACCTGTTCTCCGGTCCGGTCAAGCTGAACGAGCAGGGCGAGGCGGACATCCCGCTGGACCTGCCCGACTTCAACGGCACGCTGCGCCTGATGGCGGTGGCCTTCACGCCCGACAACTACGGCAGCACCGACACCGAAATGGTGGTGGCGGCGCCCATCGTGGCCGAGCTGAACACGCCGCGCTTCATTACTCCGGGCGACCAGGCAGCGATCGCGCTGGACGTGACCAACCTGAGCGGCGCCGAACAGAAGGTGACGGTCAAGCTGGAAGCGCTGGACCCGCTGGCCATCGTCGACGGCGTCAAGACCGTGACCTTGAAGGACAAGCAGCGCACCACGTTGCGCTTCACCGCCACCACCACCGGTTCGTACGGCCTGGGCCTGATGCGCCTGACCGTCGACGGGCAGGGCGGCGGCAAGCCCGTGCGCATCGTGCGCGAATCCGTGCTGCAGGTGCAACCGGCCTACGCGGCCGAGCGCCAGGTGCGCCGCCTGCGCCTGAATCCGGGCGAAGCCAACGCGCCGCAGGCGTCGTGGATCGCTTCCTACTATCCGGACTCGACCACGGTCAGCATGACGGTTTCGAACCGTCCGCCGATCAACGTCAACCGCCTGGTCGAAGGGCTGCTCAACTATCCCTACGGCTGCACCGAGCAGACCATCAGCGCGACCCTGCCGTGGGTCATGCTGGATGAGGCCGCGGCCAAGCAGTTCGGCCTCAAGCCGCGTACCAAGGCCGAGCGCGACGCCAAGGTGGCCGGCGCGATCGGCCGCCTGGCGGGCATGCGCAATGCCGTCGGTTCGTACAACCTGTGGAGCAGTTCGTCCTCGCGCGACGTGTGGCTGACGGCCTACGCCGTCGGCTTCATGCAGGACGCCCGCGACAACGGTTTCGAAGTGCCCGAGGCCTCGCTGGACCGTTCGCGCCAGTGGCTGCTGGAGCAGGTGCAGCAGAGTTCCGGCGCATTCGGCACCTGGTCGGCCAACCTGAAGCGCGGCGTCGAATCCGGACGCTACGATTCCAGCGACGCCAACATCCTGCGTGAGGACCACCGCCGCTTCGCCGGCCTGGCCACTGCCGCGCTGGCGCTGGCGCGCGACAAGAAGGCGCCGCTGTCCACGGTGCGCCAGCTGTACGACAACTACCAGGAGCGCGCGCGTTCGCCGCTGCCGCTGATCCAGCTGGCGGCTGCGTTCAAGCTCATGGGCGACGAAGGGCGCATGAAGAGCGCGCTCGACCAGGCCGTGGCGCGCGAGTACGGTCTCAACAACCGCCGCAACTCCGGCTATTACGACGAATGGCTGGGCGACTACGGCAGCGGCGTGCGCGACTACGCGCTGGCCTTTGCGATCGCCGACAAGTACGAGCTGCGCCACGAGCGCCTGGACAACCTGCTGACGCAGTTGGCCAGCCGCCTGGGCAACCGTTCGTACCTGTCGACGCAGGAACAGATGTCGCTGTTGCTGGCCGCCCGTGCCCTGGGCGGCGACAAGGCCACGCCCTGGTCCGCCACGCTGACCGTCAACGGTTCCACCAAGGCGCTCGCCGGCGGCACCAGCGACCAGACCGTGTCGCTGTCGGCGGCCGACCTGGCCGGCGCGCAGCTGCTGAACACCGGCAACCAGTCCCTGTTCGTCGAATACGACATCCAGGGCAGCCCGACCACCGCGCCCGCGCCGCGCAACGACGTGATCCAGCTCAAGCGCGGCTGGTACCGTCCGGACGGCCGTCCGTGGGATGGCGGCAGCCTGCAGACCGGCGATATGCTGGTGGTGTGGGTGCAGGCCAGCGCCAACCAGAACATTCCGGATGGCTTGCTGGTGGACCGCGTGCCGGCGGGTTTTGAAGTCGAAAACCTGAACCTGTCGCAAAGCCCCGAGATGCAGGAATGGACGATCGGCGGACGCCGCGTGGCCGAAGCCATGTCCGATCCCAACATCAAGCACCGCGAGTTCCGCGACGACCGCTATGTGGCCGCGGTGTCGCTGGGCCGCGGCAAGGTGGACGTGTTCTATCTGGTGCGCGTCGTGACGCCGGGCCGCTACGCGGTGCCGTCGACGGTGGCCGAAGATATGTACCGGCCTGAAATCCGGGGCGTAGGCGAGCAATGGAGCACGGTAGAGATCCGCGACCGCGGCGCCAAGCGTCCTTGA
- the pbpC gene encoding penicillin-binding protein 1C translates to MTPAATPVAGASRARRWRRRGIFAASALFALAALLFTLDRLYPLPPVDSGGAAVVVAADGTPLRNYPSRDGIWRYPVKPDQVSERYLETLLTYEDRWFYWHPGVNPVAMARAGWQWATNRRIVSGGSTLTMQVARLIDPELAGKPSRSMSAKLRQAWRAIQLEMHYSKDEILSLYLTHAPMGGIVEGVEMGSRLWLGKPARDLSPAEAAMLTALPQAPSRLRPDRHPEAAQAARDKVLDRMVELGRWTPAEVADAKIENVVAPPLRARWLAPLAAQRLLQEAGSQRKAGRRPGERPAVVTSTLDADMQAAVERMLQDRVDGLPPKVSMAVLVMDNDTLEVKAYAGSADFSDESRAAHVDMVRGVRSPGSTLKPFLYAQALDEGLIHSESLLIDAPMSFGGYAPGNFQAAFAGPISVAQALQRSLNVPAVDLLDRVGPSSFASVMLAGGVRLRLPAGAEPNLSLILGGGGTTLEELVGAYRALARGGVSGRPRLRPEQPRVESRMMSPGAAWIVRDILESGGHPDRPFYQSGSPARQLAWKTGTSFGFRDAWAVGVTDRWTMGVWVGRPDGTPNPGFFGANVAAPLLQDIVAALPEGAQQVRVRPETVQAAVTCWPLGYKLGSVPSGECPEQRAAWVLNETAPPSFAGYADASRGPLRLGGVASGSVLRPVPGGREVALDVDVQGTEGEVWWMLDGRVVGHGASGHPFKLVLAMDGRYTLTVMDAQGRHDRVVFEISGVTP, encoded by the coding sequence TTGACCCCCGCCGCCACCCCCGTGGCGGGCGCCTCGCGCGCCCGCCGCTGGCGGCGGCGCGGAATCTTCGCGGCCAGCGCGTTGTTTGCGCTGGCCGCGTTGTTATTCACGCTGGACCGCCTCTATCCCTTGCCGCCCGTGGATTCGGGCGGCGCCGCCGTGGTCGTGGCCGCGGACGGCACGCCGCTGCGCAACTATCCCAGCCGCGACGGCATCTGGCGCTATCCGGTCAAACCCGACCAGGTGTCCGAACGCTATCTGGAAACGCTACTGACCTACGAGGACCGCTGGTTCTACTGGCACCCGGGCGTCAACCCGGTGGCGATGGCGCGCGCCGGCTGGCAGTGGGCCACCAACCGCCGTATCGTGTCGGGCGGCTCCACCCTGACCATGCAGGTTGCGCGGTTGATCGATCCGGAACTGGCCGGCAAGCCCTCGCGCTCGATGTCGGCGAAGCTGCGGCAGGCCTGGCGCGCCATCCAGCTGGAAATGCACTACAGCAAGGACGAGATCCTGTCGCTGTACCTGACCCACGCGCCCATGGGCGGCATCGTCGAAGGCGTGGAGATGGGCTCGCGCCTGTGGCTGGGCAAGCCGGCGCGCGACCTGAGCCCGGCGGAGGCGGCGATGCTGACCGCCTTGCCGCAGGCGCCGTCGCGCCTGCGGCCGGACCGTCATCCCGAGGCCGCGCAGGCCGCGCGCGACAAGGTGCTGGACCGCATGGTCGAACTGGGCCGCTGGACCCCGGCCGAGGTGGCCGACGCCAAGATCGAGAACGTGGTTGCGCCGCCGCTGCGGGCGCGCTGGCTGGCGCCCCTGGCCGCGCAGCGCCTGCTGCAGGAAGCGGGCAGCCAGCGCAAGGCCGGCCGGCGCCCGGGCGAGCGGCCCGCCGTGGTCACGTCCACCCTGGACGCGGACATGCAGGCGGCGGTGGAGCGCATGCTGCAGGACCGGGTGGACGGCCTGCCGCCCAAGGTATCGATGGCCGTGTTGGTGATGGACAACGATACGCTGGAGGTCAAGGCCTATGCCGGCTCCGCCGACTTCTCCGACGAAAGCCGGGCCGCCCACGTGGATATGGTGCGCGGCGTGCGTTCGCCGGGCTCCACGCTCAAACCCTTTCTGTACGCGCAGGCGCTGGACGAAGGCCTGATCCACTCCGAAAGCCTGCTGATCGACGCGCCGATGTCGTTCGGCGGCTACGCGCCGGGCAATTTCCAGGCCGCGTTCGCCGGCCCGATCAGCGTGGCGCAGGCCCTGCAGCGTTCGCTCAACGTGCCGGCGGTGGACCTGCTGGATCGCGTCGGGCCCAGCAGTTTTGCCTCGGTCATGCTGGCCGGCGGGGTGCGGTTACGTTTGCCCGCGGGCGCGGAACCGAATTTGAGCTTGATTTTGGGCGGGGGCGGCACCACATTGGAAGAACTGGTGGGCGCTTACCGGGCCCTGGCCCGCGGGGGCGTCTCCGGGCGGCCCCGGCTGCGGCCGGAGCAGCCGCGGGTCGAGTCCCGTATGATGAGCCCTGGGGCGGCCTGGATCGTCCGTGACATTCTGGAGAGCGGCGGCCATCCTGACCGGCCGTTCTACCAGTCGGGCAGTCCGGCGCGGCAACTGGCCTGGAAAACCGGGACCAGTTTCGGATTCCGCGACGCCTGGGCCGTTGGAGTGACCGACAGGTGGACGATGGGCGTCTGGGTCGGCCGTCCGGATGGTACGCCCAACCCCGGATTTTTCGGGGCAAACGTGGCTGCGCCGCTACTGCAGGATATCGTGGCGGCCTTGCCCGAAGGCGCTCAGCAGGTCCGCGTCAGGCCCGAAACGGTGCAGGCCGCGGTGACATGCTGGCCCCTGGGTTACAAGCTCGGCAGCGTGCCGTCCGGCGAATGTCCGGAGCAGCGCGCGGCCTGGGTGCTGAATGAAACGGCGCCGCCGTCCTTTGCCGGCTACGCCGATGCCTCGCGCGGACCGCTGCGTCTGGGCGGCGTGGCCAGCGGCTCGGTGCTGCGGCCCGTGCCGGGCGGGCGCGAAGTGGCGCTGGATGTGGATGTGCAGGGAACAGAAGGCGAAGTATGGTGGATGCTGGACGGGCGCGTGGTTGGTCACGGCGCGTCGGGTCATCCGTTTAAATTAGTGTTGGCCATGGACGGCCGGTATACGCTTACCGTCATGGATGCGCAAGGCCGTCACGACAGAGTGGTTTTTGAAATCTCTGGCGTTACGCCATGA
- the clpA gene encoding ATP-dependent Clp protease ATP-binding subunit ClpA, producing the protein MISQELEVSLHMAFVEARSARHEFITVEHLLLALLDNASAVEVLRACAANLDDLRRNLRQFVSENTPVIPSGAEVDTQPTLGFQRVIQRAIMHVSAGGTGKKPVTGANVLVAIFGEKDSHAVYYLQQQGVTRLDVVNFLSHGITKQPQVESAAVQKEQQTNGEEQGESRQSPLDQYATDLNAAALAGRIDPLIGREHEVERVIQVLCRRRKNNPLLVGEAGVGKTAIAEGLAWRITRGEVPEILQAAQVFSLDMGALLAGTKYRGDFEQRLKGVLKQIRGNPDAILFIDEIHTLIGAGSASGGTLDASNLLKPALSSGQLKCIGATTYTEYRGVFEKDHALSRRFQKIDVAEPSVEQTVQILRGLKSRFEEHHSVRYSSAALSAAAELSARFINDRHLPDKAIDVIDEAGAAQRLLPRSRQKKVIGKVDIENIVSKIARIPPQSVSNDDRSKLATLDRDLKTVVFGQDNAIEALSAAIKMARSGLGKPEKPIGAFLFSGPTGVGKTEVARQLAFTLGVELLRFDMSEYMERHAVSRLIGAPPGYVGFDQGGLLTEAITKQPHCVLLLDEIEKAHPDVFNILLQVMDHGTLTDNNGRKADFRNVILIMTTNAGAETLNRPSIGFANSRVVGDEMAEIRRMFTPEFRNRLDAIIPFAPLDREIILRVVDKFLMQLEDQLHERRVEAIFTTSLREHLAKEGFDPLMGARPMQRLIQDTIRRALADELLFGKLVDGGTVTVDLDEEGKVKLDFDENGKPPSSDAPDKQEVELVD; encoded by the coding sequence GTGATTTCTCAAGAGCTTGAAGTCAGCCTGCATATGGCTTTCGTCGAGGCCCGTTCGGCCCGGCATGAATTTATTACCGTCGAGCATCTGCTGCTGGCGTTGCTCGACAACGCTTCGGCCGTTGAAGTGCTGCGCGCCTGCGCCGCGAACCTGGACGACCTGCGCCGCAATCTGCGCCAGTTCGTCTCGGAGAACACCCCGGTGATCCCGAGCGGCGCCGAGGTCGACACGCAGCCCACGCTGGGATTCCAGCGTGTGATCCAGCGCGCCATCATGCATGTATCCGCGGGAGGCACCGGCAAGAAGCCGGTTACCGGCGCCAATGTGCTCGTGGCCATTTTCGGCGAAAAGGATTCGCACGCCGTGTATTACCTGCAGCAGCAGGGCGTGACGCGGCTGGACGTTGTCAATTTTCTGTCGCATGGCATTACCAAACAGCCCCAGGTGGAGTCCGCCGCCGTGCAGAAAGAGCAGCAGACCAATGGTGAAGAGCAGGGCGAATCGCGTCAGTCGCCGCTGGACCAGTACGCCACCGACCTGAATGCCGCCGCGTTGGCGGGCCGCATCGATCCCCTCATCGGACGCGAGCACGAAGTCGAGCGCGTGATCCAGGTGCTGTGCCGCCGCCGCAAGAACAATCCGCTGCTGGTCGGCGAGGCCGGCGTGGGCAAGACCGCGATCGCCGAAGGCCTGGCCTGGCGCATCACGCGCGGCGAAGTGCCCGAAATCCTGCAGGCCGCCCAGGTCTTTTCGCTGGACATGGGCGCCTTGCTGGCGGGCACCAAGTACCGCGGCGATTTCGAGCAGCGCCTGAAGGGCGTGCTCAAGCAGATCCGTGGCAACCCCGACGCCATCCTGTTCATCGACGAGATCCATACGCTGATCGGCGCCGGCTCGGCATCGGGCGGCACGCTGGACGCGTCCAACCTCTTGAAGCCCGCCTTGTCTTCCGGGCAGCTCAAGTGCATCGGCGCGACCACCTACACCGAATACCGCGGCGTCTTTGAAAAAGACCACGCGCTGTCGCGCCGTTTCCAGAAGATCGACGTGGCCGAACCCAGCGTCGAACAGACCGTGCAGATCCTGCGCGGCCTGAAGAGCCGCTTCGAAGAGCACCACAGCGTGCGCTACTCGTCCGCCGCCCTGTCGGCCGCGGCCGAACTGTCGGCGCGCTTCATCAATGACCGCCATCTGCCGGACAAGGCCATCGACGTGATCGACGAGGCCGGCGCCGCGCAGCGCCTGCTGCCGCGCTCGCGCCAAAAGAAGGTAATCGGCAAGGTGGACATCGAGAACATCGTGTCCAAGATCGCGCGCATTCCGCCGCAGTCCGTCTCCAACGACGACCGCAGCAAGCTCGCGACGCTGGACCGCGACCTGAAGACCGTGGTCTTCGGCCAGGACAACGCCATCGAAGCCCTGTCCGCCGCCATCAAGATGGCGCGCTCGGGCCTGGGCAAGCCGGAAAAGCCGATCGGCGCCTTCCTGTTCTCCGGTCCCACCGGCGTGGGCAAGACCGAGGTCGCGCGCCAGCTGGCTTTCACGCTGGGCGTGGAGCTGTTGCGTTTCGACATGTCGGAATACATGGAGCGGCACGCGGTGTCGCGCCTGATCGGCGCGCCTCCGGGCTACGTCGGTTTCGACCAGGGCGGCCTGCTGACCGAGGCCATCACCAAGCAGCCGCACTGCGTGCTGCTGCTCGATGAAATCGAAAAGGCGCACCCGGATGTGTTCAACATCCTGCTGCAGGTCATGGACCACGGCACGCTGACCGACAACAACGGCCGCAAGGCGGACTTCCGCAACGTCATTCTCATCATGACGACCAACGCGGGCGCCGAAACCTTGAACCGTCCGTCGATCGGCTTCGCGAATTCGCGCGTGGTGGGTGACGAAATGGCGGAAATCCGCCGCATGTTCACCCCCGAGTTCCGCAACCGCCTGGACGCGATCATCCCGTTCGCGCCGCTGGACCGCGAAATCATCCTGCGCGTGGTGGACAAGTTCCTCATGCAGCTGGAAGACCAACTGCACGAGCGTCGCGTGGAAGCCATCTTCACCACGAGTCTGCGCGAGCATCTCGCCAAGGAAGGGTTCGATCCGCTCATGGGCGCACGTCCCATGCAGCGCCTCATCCAGGACACCATCCGGCGTGCGCTGGCCGACGAGCTGCTGTTCGGCAAGCTGGTCGATGGCGGCACGGTCACGGTCGACCTGGACGAGGAAGGCAAGGTCAAGCTGGACTTCGACGAGAACGGCAAGCCGCCCTCGTCGGATGCGCCTGACAAACAGGAAGTCGAACTGGTCGACTAG
- a CDS encoding paraquat-inducible protein A: MTADRQPLIECEHCASIYRRHQLEPGETANCARCGATLWRYSGLTLSNWLALAIAALIVFGVANAYPVASMSVQGMVQQASLLDAIFITWRQDHWVVAIMTGMAGFALPMLQLSVLLWVLGPLSRGREPLGFRTAMRLLGFLRPWCMVPVFLLGVLVAVVKLAGMAAVTPGIGLVAFGILTILLTMLGRLSPHVLWRYAESVGVVPVHIPQTAPDTVLTGCHVCGQVQALPRAADPEEHHHCVRCDALVHFRKPDHLARTWALLLAAVVFYIPANVLPVMQVRSVLGDSAHTILGGVVELWDMGSWDIALIVFIASVAVPLTKLLALMLLLLTEQWRSTTNLRPRTRLYQMVEFIGQWSMLDVFVVILLAALADFQGLMEISAGAGAAAFGLTVILTMLSAMSFDLRRSWDLEGQSEIESPPVEGGRQPASLAGKEMG; the protein is encoded by the coding sequence ATGACCGCGGACCGCCAGCCGCTGATCGAGTGCGAGCACTGCGCAAGCATCTATCGCCGGCATCAGCTTGAACCTGGCGAGACCGCCAATTGCGCCCGCTGCGGCGCCACCTTGTGGCGTTACAGCGGGCTTACTTTGTCCAATTGGCTGGCCCTCGCCATTGCCGCCCTCATCGTGTTCGGGGTGGCCAACGCCTATCCCGTCGCTTCGATGTCCGTGCAGGGCATGGTGCAGCAGGCGTCCTTGCTGGACGCCATTTTCATCACCTGGCGGCAGGACCACTGGGTCGTCGCCATCATGACCGGCATGGCGGGCTTCGCGTTGCCGATGCTGCAGCTTTCCGTGTTGCTGTGGGTGTTGGGGCCGCTTTCGCGCGGCCGCGAGCCCCTGGGCTTCCGTACCGCGATGCGCCTGTTGGGCTTTCTGCGGCCCTGGTGCATGGTCCCGGTGTTCCTCCTGGGCGTGCTGGTGGCTGTGGTGAAGCTGGCGGGCATGGCCGCCGTGACTCCAGGCATCGGGCTGGTCGCGTTCGGCATCCTGACCATCCTGTTGACGATGCTGGGGCGGCTGTCGCCGCATGTGCTGTGGCGCTACGCCGAGAGTGTGGGCGTGGTGCCGGTGCATATACCCCAGACTGCGCCGGACACGGTACTGACCGGATGTCATGTCTGTGGTCAGGTGCAGGCGCTGCCCCGCGCGGCCGACCCGGAAGAACACCACCACTGCGTGCGTTGCGACGCCCTGGTGCATTTCCGCAAGCCCGACCATCTGGCACGCACCTGGGCGCTGTTGCTGGCCGCCGTGGTGTTCTATATCCCGGCCAACGTGCTGCCGGTGATGCAGGTCAGGTCGGTGCTAGGCGACAGCGCCCATACCATCCTGGGCGGCGTGGTTGAACTGTGGGATATGGGCTCTTGGGATATTGCGCTGATCGTCTTCATCGCCAGCGTGGCGGTGCCGCTGACCAAGCTGCTGGCGCTCATGCTGTTGCTGTTGACGGAACAGTGGCGCAGCACCACCAACCTGCGCCCGCGCACGCGCCTGTATCAAATGGTCGAGTTCATCGGCCAATGGTCGATGCTGGATGTTTTTGTCGTTATATTGCTGGCGGCGTTGGCGGATTTCCAGGGCTTGATGGAAATCAGCGCCGGCGCGGGTGCGGCGGCGTTCGGGCTGACAGTGATCCTGACCATGTTGTCTGCCATGAGTTTCGACCTGCGCCGCAGTTGGGATCTGGAAGGACAAAGTGAAATAGAATCGCCGCCAGTGGAAGGCGGGCGCCAGCCGGCGTCTCTCGCCGGCAAGGAAATGGGCTAG